In Silene latifolia isolate original U9 population chromosome X, ASM4854445v1, whole genome shotgun sequence, the following proteins share a genomic window:
- the LOC141618770 gene encoding uncharacterized protein LOC141618770 encodes MKCEPILDLVTTSNDFHFHPQCKSLKLCHLCFADDLLMFCKGDTTSVKVLMRGFLSFSEASGLCFNRSKSDIYMNGVNQMDKDQILQLSGFQEGSFPFRYLGIPISYKRLSSADSNVLVDKIVKKIRGWGTKKLSYAGRLVLVRHVLSQMHSYWARIFLLPKGVMARVEAICRNYLWSHSENFAKLPLIAWDQCCLPQKYGGLGILNAGLWNLAMLAGLGDNCVKLRVGCYLVLLVVSGLSTQLGMVISGCWRLLTKDRMGRFGILTDGLCFLCGTAAESKAHLFFECGLSRRCLNMVQMWLPAPWKPNVIEWIIQWRCRSLLKKQVLMAAIAGLVYLIWESRNVSRVEHRVSRPDCILKKLQNLTALRARGFEQIMGSHREHDWFKSHILVH; translated from the exons atgaaatgcgagcctattcTGGACTTGGTCACTACTTCTAATGATTTTCACTTTCATCCCCAGTGTAAGAGCCTCAAGCTATGTCATCTGTGCTTTGCAGATGACTTGCTTATGTTTTGTAAAGGGGACACTACTTCTGTTAAGGTCTTGATGAGGGGGTTTCTTTCTTTCTCTGAAGCTTCTGGCCTCTGCTTTAATAGAAGTAAATCTGATATCTATATGAATGGGGTAAACCAGATGGACAAGGATCAGATTCTGCAGCTGTCTGGGTTTCAGGAAGGGTCCTTCCCTTTCAGATATCTAGGCATTCCCATTTCTTATAAAAGACTTTCTAGTGCTGATAGCAATGTGTTGGTGGATAAAATTGTTAAGAAAATTAGAGGTTGGGGCACCAAGAAACTCAGTTATGCAGGACGTTTAGTGTTGGTTAGACATGTTCTTTCTCAAATGCACTCTTACTGGGCTAGGATTTTTTTATTGCCCAAAGGAGTGATGGCTAGAGTTGAGGCAATATGTAGGAACTACCTGTGGTCGCATTCTGAGAATTTTGCCAAACTTCCTCTTATTGCTTGGGATCAATGCTGTTTACCTCAAAAATATGGTGGTCTGGGTATCCTTAATGCTGGACTCTGGAATCTTGCAATGCTTG CTGGTCTTGGTGACAATTGTGTAAAGTTAAGAGTAGGATGCTATCTGGTTTTGCTGGTGGTCTCTGGCCTGTCTACACAGCTAGGGATGGTTATCAGTGGCTGTTGG CGGCTGTTAACAAAAGATAGAATGGGCAGGTTTGGTATTTTGACTGATGGTTTGTGCTTTCTTTGTGGGACTGCTGCTGAGTCTAAAGCTCACCTGTTTTTTGAGTGTGGGTTAAGTAGGAGATGTCTCAATATGGTTCAGATGTGGCTCCCTGCTCCTTGGAAACCTAATGTGATAGAGTGGATTATTCAGTGGAGATGTAGGTCTTTGTTGAAGAAACAAGTGCTTATGGCTGCAATTGCTGGACTTGTGTATCTGATCTGGGAAAGTAGGAATGTCAGTCGTGTTGAGCATAGAGTGTCTAGACCTGATTGTATTCTTAAGAAACTGCAGAACCTTACAGCTTTAAGGGCGAGGGGTTTTGAACAAATTATGGGTAGTCATAGAGAGCATGATTGGTTTAAGAGTCATATTCTAGTTCATTAA